The region TCCCGGGTTCCAGATACGCGACGTTGGTGGTGACGTTCTGTCCGTCCATCGTGGTTGTACGCTGATCCTTCACATCGCCGGTCGAAGTTATGTCTCCGATTGTTCCTCCCGCCGGAGCATAGAAAAGCATACGCTGCACGGAAATGCCGGAGCCGCCCACGATTTGTCCGTCGACTCCGCTTTGCACTCCGCCGAGAATATACCAGTTGCAGGTTGCCTGTTCCGCTTCGGTCAGCGTATTGGTCAGCGTGTAGCGCACATGATAGGTGCGGGCGCCGTCCTTGGTTCGTCCGGTCGCCGTCACCATGGCCTTACGATCGATGTACCAGCCCAGCTTCGACGAGTTCTGTTCGTTGAGATATATACCCACCTGTGGTTTGTCCGCGCTGCCGGGAGCGCTTTTCGCGGTTCCGGCACCTTGGAAGTGATCAGCCTCGTCCTCATGGAACGTGTATGCGTACAAGTGACGTTCCTGGGCCATTGAGCCAATAATCTGCCCCATATTCAGCAGTTTCTCCACGCTCATGCTGTTGAAGGCGTTGTTCAGCACCGTCTGCGCCACGTAATTGAAATAGGCGTCCTGTTGTTCCGCCGGCACGCTCTTGTAGATTGTGTTCAGCAGATACTGCGCGGTGTTGCTACCGTTGAGCACGGTACCATTCTCAAGCCGCACGTCGCCGCTGATACCAACCATCTCCTGGATGAACACCGGGTCGACCGCCAGTAGACCATCGATATTGCAGGCGTACGGCGAGCGCTGCCAAGTAGCGTTCAGCATTTCCGCGTTGCGTGCTATGTCAGGCACGGCGAATGTGTCGCGCAGGTCGAAGGAGAATGCGAGCGGGCCGTTGAAGACCGCTTTTTCCTCGGCATTGCCGTTATTACCGTTGAGCAGCGTGCCGTCGGGGTGGAGTTCGCCGACCGTCACTGTTCCTTGATCGGCGTGGAATGTGCCGAGAGATCCGACCAGTCCGCCTCCGGAGCGTTGTTCGGAGGGAGTTTGGATGGCTAGAAGGTATGTTCTCGCCCCGTTTTGGCCGAGCAATTCGGGGACCATTTGCATCGCACTGTTCATGCCGTCCACGGTTTGCGCGAGATCGTCGAGTTTGTCGCGTCCCTGTTGGTATGCGGATGCCACGATTTTGATTTTTGGCGTGGGCAGGTTGCCGTATTTTTCTCGTTGCTGCTGGAGCTGCTGGTTAGCTTTGGCGAATTCGTCTTGCATGTCAGCGATGGCCTGCAGGTTGAGCTGTCCGTTGGCGTTGTTCAGCTGCGTCGTACTGATCTGTTGCGCGATGCTCGTGAAACCGGGAAGCGTGTTGCCGGTCAGGTCGTCCATTACTTCGGTCATGCCGCGCACTGTAGTGACATCGTTGCCCATGTACGGCATTATGGATGCGACCGTCCACAATGGGTTATGCGAAATTCGTTTGGCTTCCACGGTATGCTGCTGCGCTTGGGATACGGTGGCTTGCAGAGAGTCCGCATTCTTGAGGATATCTTCGTTCAGCCCAGAGAGGGCGGAAACCGCCTGTTGTTCCTCATTTTTCACGGTCTGAGCCTGCTTGTAGAACAGCAGTCCGGCCACTGCAACGGAAACTGCGAGCGCGAGGCAGAGGATTACGATGGCCAGTGCCACATGCACGGCGGTGCGCTTTTTCGTATGCTTGCTTCTTGGCAAAATCGTCTGCTCCTTGTTTCAGCATGCGCTGGTTCGCATGGTTGCGGGACGCGAATCGGACTGTTCGGTTGTTTCCGCTGTCTGAGTCTACTCTGTTTTCGATGGCTGTGCGGAG is a window of Bifidobacterium catenulatum DSM 16992 = JCM 1194 = LMG 11043 DNA encoding:
- a CDS encoding DUF4012 domain-containing protein translates to MPRSKHTKKRTAVHVALAIVILCLALAVSVAVAGLLFYKQAQTVKNEEQQAVSALSGLNEDILKNADSLQATVSQAQQHTVEAKRISHNPLWTVASIMPYMGNDVTTVRGMTEVMDDLTGNTLPGFTSIAQQISTTQLNNANGQLNLQAIADMQDEFAKANQQLQQQREKYGNLPTPKIKIVASAYQQGRDKLDDLAQTVDGMNSAMQMVPELLGQNGARTYLLAIQTPSEQRSGGGLVGSLGTFHADQGTVTVGELHPDGTLLNGNNGNAEEKAVFNGPLAFSFDLRDTFAVPDIARNAEMLNATWQRSPYACNIDGLLAVDPVFIQEMVGISGDVRLENGTVLNGSNTAQYLLNTIYKSVPAEQQDAYFNYVAQTVLNNAFNSMSVEKLLNMGQIIGSMAQERHLYAYTFHEDEADHFQGAGTAKSAPGSADKPQVGIYLNEQNSSKLGWYIDRKAMVTATGRTKDGARTYHVRYTLTNTLTEAEQATCNWYILGGVQSGVDGQIVGGSGISVQRMLFYAPAGGTIGDITSTGDVKDQRTTTMDGQNVTTNVAYLEPGKSVTFEFDVTTSTKAKTDLTIDQSPSGKMTNDVDYHY